In one Pseudomonas sp. 31-12 genomic region, the following are encoded:
- a CDS encoding isoprenylcysteine carboxylmethyltransferase family protein, with amino-acid sequence MKISARLAFFAIVSTLAYLGLAVWGLGGFAAFFTHAPLVVVVIATLVMVVASLFTEVNLSPGEREDRANRWVLPAFGVIGLLSGYLPAYTDRIDFWTFGGEGVRWVGALLFILGGALRLWPVFVLGKRFSGLVAIQPGHSLVTEGIYRRLRNPSYLGMLVIAVGWALAFRSGVGLLLAALTVIPLIARIHSEEALLKAQFGNEYEAYCARSWRLIPGIY; translated from the coding sequence ATGAAAATCTCGGCCAGGCTGGCGTTTTTCGCCATCGTCTCCACCCTCGCCTACCTCGGTCTCGCGGTGTGGGGTTTGGGCGGGTTTGCGGCGTTCTTCACCCATGCGCCGCTGGTGGTCGTTGTTATCGCCACCTTGGTAATGGTCGTTGCCTCGTTGTTCACCGAGGTTAATCTGAGCCCAGGGGAACGTGAGGACCGGGCCAACCGCTGGGTGCTGCCGGCATTCGGCGTCATAGGACTGTTGAGCGGGTACCTGCCGGCCTACACCGACCGCATCGACTTCTGGACCTTCGGCGGTGAAGGCGTGCGCTGGGTGGGGGCATTACTGTTCATTCTCGGCGGCGCGCTACGGCTGTGGCCGGTGTTTGTGCTGGGTAAGCGGTTTAGCGGGTTGGTGGCGATTCAGCCGGGGCACAGTCTGGTGACCGAAGGGATTTACCGCCGCTTGCGCAACCCCAGTTACCTGGGGATGTTGGTCATCGCCGTGGGCTGGGCGCTGGCGTTTCGCTCGGGGGTCGGGCTGTTGCTTGCGGCGCTGACGGTAATTCCGCTGATTGCGCGGATTCATTCGGAAGAGGCGTTATTGAAGGCGCAGTTCGGGAATGAATATGAGGCTTATTGCGCCCGGAGTTGGCGGTTGATCCCCGGGATTTATTGA
- a CDS encoding HAD-IA family hydrolase, with the protein MSAHESVFSTPYRAFLFDMDGTVLNSIAAAERIWTTWALRHGVDVESFLPTIHGARAIDTINRLALPGVDAEAEANWITQAEIEDVEGIVEVSGAANFLRSLPVRQWAIVTSAPKALALRRMAAAGIPEPDVMITAEDVSAGKPDPAGYRLAAQRLEVEVTDCLIFEDAAVGILAAEAAGADLVIITSTHDHPIQTVHATLASYDSVAAQVAPDNHIRLHPL; encoded by the coding sequence TTGTCTGCACACGAATCCGTTTTTAGTACGCCGTATCGCGCGTTCCTGTTCGATATGGACGGCACTGTCCTCAACTCCATCGCCGCCGCCGAGCGGATCTGGACCACCTGGGCCCTGCGCCACGGCGTGGATGTCGAGTCCTTCCTGCCGACCATTCACGGCGCCCGCGCCATCGACACCATCAACCGTCTGGCGTTGCCTGGGGTGGATGCCGAGGCAGAAGCCAACTGGATTACCCAAGCGGAAATCGAAGACGTGGAAGGAATTGTCGAGGTGTCCGGCGCGGCGAACTTCCTCAGGTCTTTGCCAGTCAGGCAATGGGCGATCGTCACCTCTGCACCGAAGGCGCTGGCGTTGCGGCGGATGGCGGCAGCCGGGATTCCTGAGCCTGATGTCATGATCACGGCCGAAGATGTCAGTGCCGGAAAACCGGATCCTGCGGGCTACCGACTGGCGGCTCAACGGCTGGAAGTCGAGGTGACTGACTGTCTGATCTTTGAAGATGCCGCCGTGGGCATTCTTGCGGCGGAGGCGGCAGGGGCGGATCTTGTGATCATCACCTCGACTCATGACCATCCGATTCAGACGGTGCATGCGACATTGGCCAGCTATGACTCCGTTGCGGCGCAAGTGGCTCCCGATAACCATATCCGCCTGCACCCACTCTAA
- a CDS encoding response regulator yields MCPIPTAGEQLPGGLILVVEDDPLILEFLCEILQDEGFVVHPQVSADAASEYLEQHANEVGLLLTDITMPGKLNGADLANQFGDRWPEKPIMIMSGFETPESSGVRHAVSFIKKPWALGQLLDCVTGALKSRKLL; encoded by the coding sequence ATGTGTCCAATACCGACGGCGGGCGAGCAACTTCCTGGCGGGTTGATTCTGGTGGTTGAAGATGACCCGCTGATACTGGAATTTCTCTGTGAAATTCTTCAGGACGAAGGCTTTGTCGTTCACCCACAGGTCAGCGCGGATGCCGCATCGGAATACCTGGAACAACACGCCAACGAGGTCGGTCTGTTGCTCACGGACATCACCATGCCCGGCAAGCTCAACGGTGCGGACTTGGCCAATCAGTTCGGCGATCGCTGGCCCGAAAAGCCGATCATGATCATGTCCGGTTTTGAAACCCCCGAATCCTCCGGGGTGCGACATGCGGTGTCGTTCATCAAGAAACCCTGGGCGTTGGGGCAACTGCTGGATTGTGTCACGGGGGCCCTCAAGTCGCGAAAGCTTCTGTAG
- a CDS encoding class I SAM-dependent methyltransferase produces the protein MNADALSTLHDHLLTALADAPAETRRLFHGRGRCWPGLEQLTVDWLQGVVLVSLFKEPEAAQLEALKRLLMTVTESAQWQQSGAHTLLLQHRYLLQSTTEWLLGEAIEELIITEGGLRYRVDLGRKQNTGLFLDMRYGRDWVKANAAGKRVLNLFAYTCGFSVAAIEGGAEHVVNLDMSSPALNRGRDNHRLNGHDMSKVSFLGHDLFKSWGKVIGKGPYDLVIIDPPSFQKGSFLLTKDYQRVLRRLPELLSPEGTVLACMNDPAFGADFLIDGVMREAPGLRFERRLENPPEFADADVECGLKALVFKLGS, from the coding sequence ATGAACGCTGACGCTCTCTCCACCCTTCACGACCATTTGCTGACCGCCCTGGCCGATGCCCCCGCGGAAACCCGCCGGCTGTTCCATGGTCGGGGCCGGTGCTGGCCCGGGCTGGAGCAATTGACCGTCGACTGGCTGCAAGGGGTGGTGCTGGTGTCGCTGTTCAAGGAGCCTGAAGCGGCGCAGCTGGAAGCATTGAAGCGGTTGCTGATGACGGTCACTGAATCGGCGCAGTGGCAACAATCAGGGGCGCACACCCTGTTGCTGCAACACCGCTACCTGCTGCAAAGCACCACCGAATGGCTGCTTGGGGAAGCGATCGAGGAATTGATCATCACCGAGGGTGGCCTGCGTTATCGGGTGGACCTGGGCCGCAAGCAGAACACAGGGTTGTTCCTCGACATGCGCTACGGTCGCGACTGGGTAAAGGCCAATGCAGCAGGCAAGCGCGTGTTGAATCTGTTCGCCTACACCTGCGGCTTTTCGGTCGCCGCCATCGAGGGTGGCGCCGAGCACGTGGTCAACCTGGACATGTCCAGCCCGGCCCTGAACCGTGGTCGCGACAACCATCGGCTCAATGGCCACGACATGAGCAAGGTGAGTTTTCTCGGCCATGACTTGTTCAAGTCCTGGGGCAAGGTGATCGGCAAAGGGCCTTATGACCTGGTGATCATCGACCCGCCATCCTTTCAGAAAGGCAGTTTTCTGCTGACCAAGGATTACCAGCGGGTGTTGCGTCGGCTGCCGGAGTTGCTCAGCCCCGAGGGTACGGTGCTGGCGTGCATGAACGACCCGGCGTTCGGGGCGGACTTCCTGATCGACGGTGTGATGCGTGAAGCGCCGGGGTTGCGGTTTGAGCGGCGGCTGGAGAATCCGCCAGAGTTTGCGGATGCCGATGTTGAGTGCGGGTTGAAGGCGTTGGTGTTCAAACTCGGGAGCTAA
- a CDS encoding helix-turn-helix transcriptional regulator, producing the protein MDALLKELPVHQGLARVFGGLGQDGFWRALVDTLRLLVPLDNALVAVMRAGRVPRLLIDFDSKGSETEHEELAHYSAGMYLLDPFYQAACASIADGLHSLDSVAPDQFQQSEYYLSYFRSVVGADELQFMVNIDGAVLGLSLGRSTRFTLEEQGRLLCVRDWVLSAMRRHSQLMPPQGTTAEAVAGDLATLLDRFDARLSVREVETARLILQGFSSKAIAQQMGISPETVKVHRRNLYHKLNVNGHGELFALVLQPR; encoded by the coding sequence GTGGACGCGTTGTTGAAAGAGTTGCCGGTGCACCAGGGGCTGGCGCGGGTATTTGGCGGGTTGGGCCAGGACGGTTTCTGGCGCGCGCTGGTCGACACGCTGCGGCTGCTGGTGCCGCTGGACAACGCGTTGGTGGCCGTAATGCGAGCGGGACGAGTGCCGCGTTTGCTGATCGATTTCGACTCTAAAGGTAGTGAAACCGAACACGAAGAACTGGCGCACTACAGCGCTGGCATGTACCTGCTCGATCCCTTTTACCAGGCGGCTTGTGCCAGCATCGCCGATGGCTTGCACAGCCTCGACTCGGTGGCCCCCGACCAGTTTCAACAGAGCGAGTACTACCTGAGTTACTTCCGTTCGGTGGTGGGCGCAGACGAGTTGCAATTCATGGTCAACATCGACGGCGCCGTGCTCGGTTTATCGCTGGGGCGCTCGACGCGTTTTACCCTCGAAGAGCAGGGGCGTTTGCTGTGTGTGCGGGATTGGGTGCTGTCGGCAATGCGCCGGCATTCGCAGTTGATGCCGCCGCAAGGCACCACTGCCGAGGCCGTGGCCGGCGATCTGGCAACCCTGCTGGATCGCTTCGACGCGCGATTGTCCGTACGCGAAGTCGAAACGGCTCGACTGATTCTCCAGGGCTTCTCAAGCAAAGCCATCGCCCAGCAAATGGGCATCTCCCCGGAGACGGTGAAAGTGCATCGGCGCAATCTCTATCACAAGCTCAACGTGAACGGTCACGGCGAGCTGTTTGCGCTGGTGTTGCAGCCGCGTTGA
- a CDS encoding extracellular solute-binding protein, with translation MSRRRQQINLGLSACLCVSLSAVAAEGPTVHVYNWYDYIGPTTLHDFKRDTGIEPVYDTFDSAEVLEGKLLTSRSGYDVVVASNFSLPTLIKAGALAPLPRAQLPDFKNMDTELLAKLANNDPGNLYAVPYLWGTNGIGYNIDKVRAALGDKAPVDSWDLVFNEENLAKLGQCGVAMLDSPSEMLPVALHYLGLPPNSTNPEDYKKAEALLLKLRPHIAYFNSSKFISDLANGNICVAVGWSGAMLEAKTNAEQARNGVKIAYSLPKEGAPVWFDTLVLLKDAPHPEQGLAFIDYLMRPDVIAPVSDHLSYPNGNRSATPLVAEATRNNPAVYPSAEAMATLFTLQPLPPATERVRTRIWSKVKNGQ, from the coding sequence ATGAGTCGTCGCCGTCAACAGATCAATCTTGGACTGAGCGCATGTTTGTGCGTTTCGCTGTCGGCGGTGGCTGCCGAGGGGCCCACGGTTCATGTCTACAACTGGTATGACTACATCGGCCCCACCACCCTGCACGACTTCAAGCGCGACACCGGTATCGAGCCGGTCTACGACACCTTCGACAGTGCCGAAGTACTGGAAGGCAAATTGCTGACCAGCCGTAGCGGATACGACGTGGTGGTGGCGAGCAACTTCAGCCTGCCGACCCTGATCAAGGCCGGCGCCCTGGCACCACTGCCCCGCGCGCAGCTTCCAGACTTCAAGAACATGGACACCGAGCTGCTGGCGAAACTGGCCAACAACGACCCGGGCAACCTGTACGCCGTGCCATACCTGTGGGGCACCAACGGCATCGGCTACAACATCGACAAGGTTCGCGCCGCGCTGGGCGACAAGGCGCCGGTGGATTCCTGGGACCTGGTGTTCAACGAAGAGAACCTGGCCAAGCTCGGCCAGTGCGGCGTGGCGATGCTCGACTCGCCCTCGGAGATGTTGCCGGTCGCCCTGCACTACCTGGGCTTGCCACCCAACAGCACCAACCCCGAAGACTACAAAAAGGCCGAAGCGCTGTTGCTCAAGCTGCGTCCGCACATCGCCTACTTCAACTCCTCGAAGTTCATCAGCGACCTGGCCAACGGCAACATCTGCGTGGCGGTGGGCTGGTCCGGCGCGATGCTCGAAGCCAAGACCAATGCCGAGCAGGCCAGGAACGGCGTGAAGATAGCCTACAGCCTGCCGAAGGAAGGTGCACCGGTCTGGTTCGATACGCTGGTGCTGCTCAAGGACGCACCGCATCCGGAGCAAGGCCTGGCCTTCATCGACTACCTGATGCGCCCCGACGTCATAGCCCCGGTCAGCGATCACCTGTCGTACCCCAACGGCAACCGCAGCGCGACACCGCTGGTGGCCGAAGCGACCCGCAACAACCCGGCGGTCTATCCGTCAGCTGAAGCGATGGCCACGTTGTTCACCTTGCAGCCGTTGCCGCCGGCCACCGAGCGAGTGCGCACGCGGATCTGGAGCAAGGTGAAGAACGGGCAGTAA
- a CDS encoding P1 family peptidase codes for MKPRARDLNIQFGQLQPGPLNAITDVPGVRVGHSDVRGRTANGRDIYTGVTLIEPRAGSTNQQPCFAGVHVLNGNGDATGLEWIREAGLLTSPIAFTNTHSLGVVRDALIALDREAQPDDGRLYWNMPVVLETFDGLLSDINGFHVKPEHVAEAQRNAIGGPVTEGAVGGGSGMICHEFKGGIGTSSRQLSRAQGGWTVGAIVQANHGIRNELRVDGYPVGRYMEQADSPFLRASLPYPGMGSIVVCLATDAPLLPHQCTRLAQRASLGLARTGGGNEDHSGDIFIAFATGNQHVPPAAYEGKGAPTCDNLRMVNNDHISELFLAATEAVEEAIINAVLAAETTEGNGHTVPGLDAKTLLKALRQAGWPGETGGI; via the coding sequence ATGAAACCACGTGCCCGCGATTTGAATATCCAGTTCGGCCAACTGCAACCCGGCCCCCTCAACGCCATCACCGATGTTCCCGGCGTGCGCGTCGGCCACAGTGATGTGCGTGGACGGACCGCCAATGGGCGCGACATCTACACCGGCGTGACCCTGATCGAACCGCGTGCCGGATCGACCAACCAGCAACCGTGTTTTGCCGGCGTCCATGTGCTCAACGGCAACGGCGACGCCACGGGGCTTGAGTGGATTCGTGAAGCCGGATTGCTGACCAGCCCGATCGCCTTCACCAACACCCACAGCCTGGGCGTGGTGCGGGATGCGCTGATTGCTTTGGATCGCGAGGCTCAGCCCGATGACGGACGACTTTACTGGAACATGCCGGTGGTGCTGGAGACCTTCGACGGCCTGCTCAGCGACATCAACGGTTTTCATGTGAAGCCCGAGCATGTGGCCGAGGCCCAGCGCAATGCCATCGGCGGACCGGTGACGGAAGGCGCAGTGGGTGGTGGCAGCGGGATGATCTGTCACGAATTCAAGGGGGGCATCGGTACGTCTTCGCGGCAATTGAGCAGGGCGCAGGGAGGCTGGACCGTCGGTGCGATCGTCCAGGCCAACCATGGCATTCGCAATGAGCTGCGCGTCGATGGTTATCCGGTCGGGCGTTATATGGAACAGGCAGACTCACCGTTCCTCAGGGCATCGCTGCCCTATCCGGGCATGGGCTCGATCGTCGTGTGCCTGGCCACCGATGCACCGCTGCTGCCGCATCAATGCACGCGCCTCGCACAACGCGCCAGCCTCGGGCTCGCCCGTACCGGCGGCGGCAACGAAGACCACAGCGGCGACATTTTCATCGCATTCGCCACCGGCAACCAACACGTGCCACCCGCCGCTTACGAAGGGAAAGGTGCGCCCACCTGCGACAACCTGCGCATGGTCAACAACGACCACATCAGCGAGTTGTTTTTGGCCGCGACTGAGGCGGTGGAGGAAGCGATCATCAACGCCGTGCTGGCCGCTGAAACAACTGAAGGTAACGGCCACACTGTGCCGGGTCTGGACGCAAAAACACTGCTCAAGGCATTGCGTCAGGCCGGTTGGCCAGGGGAAACAGGCGGGATCTGA
- a CDS encoding cupin domain-containing protein, with translation MSRITSRHTAGLLGIALAAAVSLNAFAAEEAKAPAQATPAKSWQTGLHRTDLVRQDLDISKGEVIQVRVDFDPGVVSPKHSHPGVEVAYVISGTFEYQLEGRAPVTLKAGDSLYIPAGTVHVAKNVGDGKASELATYLVKKDTPLLILKD, from the coding sequence ATGTCCCGTATCACATCCCGTCACACCGCAGGCCTGCTCGGCATCGCCCTGGCTGCCGCTGTATCACTCAACGCCTTCGCGGCTGAAGAAGCAAAAGCGCCCGCGCAAGCCACTCCGGCAAAAAGCTGGCAGACCGGCCTTCATCGCACGGACCTGGTGCGCCAGGACCTCGACATTTCCAAGGGTGAGGTCATTCAGGTTCGTGTCGATTTCGATCCGGGCGTCGTATCCCCCAAGCATTCGCACCCTGGCGTCGAAGTCGCCTACGTGATCTCGGGCACGTTTGAGTATCAACTAGAAGGACGGGCGCCAGTGACGCTCAAAGCCGGCGACTCCTTGTACATCCCCGCAGGCACCGTGCATGTTGCGAAGAACGTCGGTGACGGCAAAGCCTCGGAGCTGGCGACCTACCTCGTGAAAAAAGACACACCGCTGCTGATCCTTAAAGACTAA
- a CDS encoding helix-turn-helix domain-containing protein: MKRKSLQGSPCPVARSLDLIGDWWSLLIIRDALSGTRRFSDFQKSLNVAKNILSARLKGLVAEGVMRMEPAADGSIYKEYVLTEKGRALQTVLIALSQWGNEFLYEPGEAGSVMVDAKDRQPIQKLQLVSTDGRALKPEDIVTKFGVPH; the protein is encoded by the coding sequence GTGAAGCGCAAAAGCTTGCAGGGCAGTCCCTGTCCGGTCGCTCGGTCCCTGGATCTGATTGGCGACTGGTGGTCCTTGCTGATCATTCGTGATGCGCTGTCTGGCACCAGGCGTTTCAGTGATTTTCAGAAAAGCCTGAATGTCGCGAAGAACATTCTGAGTGCCCGCCTCAAAGGCCTGGTGGCAGAGGGTGTAATGCGCATGGAACCGGCGGCTGACGGGAGCATTTACAAGGAGTATGTGCTGACCGAAAAGGGCAGGGCCTTGCAGACTGTCCTGATTGCCCTGTCCCAATGGGGTAACGAGTTTTTGTACGAGCCCGGCGAAGCGGGATCCGTCATGGTCGACGCAAAGGATCGTCAGCCGATCCAGAAACTGCAGCTGGTTTCAACGGACGGACGAGCACTCAAGCCAGAAGACATCGTGACCAAGTTCGGCGTACCGCACTGA
- a CDS encoding SDR family NAD(P)-dependent oxidoreductase, which translates to MKLAGKTAFITGGNSGLGLATAKLFIAEGAKVAITGRSQKTLDEAREALGPNLLAIKADLTDVKEIERAVAEAVAVFGKLDIVFANAGIAGQTPVGGTTFETFQNIIQTNLTGTFFTVQAAEPHLNPGASIILNGSVHAVMGWPGYSAYAASKGAVRSMTRVMAAEFAPRGIRVNQITPGAARTPVWNPHTVKVGMDALEEKLNTTIPLGRIGEADEVATVALFLASSDSSNVVGAEIVVDGGATSSPLGAPAHRKNWQA; encoded by the coding sequence ATGAAACTGGCTGGAAAAACTGCATTCATCACCGGCGGCAACAGTGGCCTCGGCCTGGCCACCGCCAAACTGTTCATCGCTGAAGGCGCAAAAGTGGCGATCACCGGTCGCAGTCAAAAAACCCTGGATGAAGCCCGGGAAGCGCTGGGTCCAAACCTGTTGGCGATCAAGGCGGACCTGACCGATGTTAAAGAGATCGAGCGCGCCGTAGCAGAAGCCGTCGCGGTATTTGGCAAGCTCGACATTGTGTTCGCCAACGCTGGCATTGCCGGGCAGACCCCGGTTGGCGGCACCACATTTGAAACGTTCCAGAACATCATCCAGACCAATCTCACCGGCACGTTTTTTACCGTGCAGGCAGCCGAACCGCATCTCAACCCAGGGGCCTCGATTATTTTGAACGGCTCGGTTCACGCCGTCATGGGGTGGCCTGGTTACAGCGCGTACGCAGCAAGCAAGGGCGCCGTTCGTTCCATGACCCGCGTGATGGCTGCTGAATTTGCCCCGCGTGGCATTCGCGTCAACCAGATTACCCCCGGGGCCGCGCGCACACCGGTATGGAACCCGCACACGGTGAAAGTGGGAATGGATGCGCTGGAGGAAAAACTGAACACTACGATCCCGCTCGGTCGCATAGGCGAAGCTGACGAAGTGGCCACCGTCGCCTTATTCCTTGCCTCCAGCGACTCTTCGAATGTCGTAGGCGCCGAGATTGTTGTCGATGGCGGTGCAACCAGTTCGCCTCTGGGCGCACCGGCTCACCGAAAAAACTGGCAGGCGTAA
- a CDS encoding organic hydroperoxide resistance protein, whose amino-acid sequence MINEIDTVLYTGKTHTTGGRDGESKSSDGRLDVKLSPPGSSGAGTNPEQLLGAGWSACFIGAIGKAAAALKVTLPSGVAVDAEVDLGKTENAFFLQARLNVSLPGLDPVVARALVDAAHQTCPYSKATRGNIDVEINLV is encoded by the coding sequence ATGATCAATGAAATCGACACCGTTCTGTATACCGGCAAGACCCACACCACCGGCGGCCGCGACGGCGAATCGAAGAGTTCGGATGGACGTCTGGACGTCAAGCTTTCCCCACCCGGCTCTTCCGGAGCTGGCACCAACCCCGAGCAACTGCTGGGTGCGGGCTGGTCGGCCTGCTTCATCGGCGCGATCGGTAAAGCGGCTGCCGCGCTGAAAGTGACCTTGCCGAGCGGCGTCGCGGTTGATGCTGAAGTGGATCTGGGCAAGACCGAAAATGCCTTCTTCCTGCAGGCGCGCCTCAATGTCAGCCTTCCGGGCCTCGACCCGGTTGTCGCACGGGCGCTAGTGGATGCCGCGCATCAGACCTGCCCGTACTCCAAAGCGACCCGTGGCAACATCGACGTCGAGATCAATCTGGTCTAA
- a CDS encoding Ohr family peroxiredoxin produces MSKIEKVLASGKTHTTMSSTGTTSRGHNGTLDIVLTSPGSDKPVHEFKGTQPHPKAEQLFAGAWSACYIAAVGLAAKQRNVELPSDLSVDIEVDLGQTGDAYFLQARLTLRAPGLDQAVATEIAHAADQICPYSKATRGNIDVALNVLTA; encoded by the coding sequence ATGAGCAAGATCGAAAAAGTCCTGGCCTCCGGCAAAACCCACACCACCATGAGCAGCACCGGCACCACTTCGCGTGGCCATAACGGCACCCTCGACATCGTGCTGACGTCGCCTGGCAGCGACAAACCCGTTCATGAATTCAAAGGCACCCAACCGCACCCGAAAGCCGAGCAATTGTTCGCCGGTGCCTGGTCGGCCTGCTACATCGCCGCCGTCGGTCTTGCCGCCAAGCAGCGCAACGTTGAGCTTCCATCCGATTTGTCCGTCGATATCGAAGTCGACCTCGGCCAGACAGGCGACGCTTACTTCCTTCAAGCACGCCTGACACTGCGCGCTCCAGGTCTGGATCAAGCTGTGGCGACTGAAATCGCCCACGCCGCCGACCAGATCTGCCCGTACTCCAAGGCAACCCGGGGCAACATCGACGTGGCCCTGAACGTTCTCACGGCTTGA
- a CDS encoding Ohr family peroxiredoxin produces MSKIEKVLATGKTHTTASSTGNTSRGHNGSLDIAISSPGSAQPAHVFAATQPHPAAEQLFAGAWSACYTAAVGLVANDLNVVLPADMSVDIEVDVGQTGAEYFLQARLTLRVPGLPDDVAKTLAHTADQICPYSKATRGNIDVDLNVLTA; encoded by the coding sequence ATGAGCAAGATCGAAAAAGTACTGGCCACCGGCAAAACCCACACCACCGCCAGCAGCACCGGCAACACCTCGCGCGGCCATAACGGCAGCCTCGACATCGCCATCTCGTCGCCCGGCAGCGCCCAACCCGCGCATGTGTTCGCCGCCACCCAGCCGCACCCCGCCGCCGAGCAATTGTTCGCCGGTGCATGGTCGGCCTGCTACACCGCCGCTGTCGGCCTGGTGGCCAATGACCTGAATGTGGTGCTGCCGGCGGACATGTCCGTCGACATCGAAGTCGATGTCGGTCAGACCGGTGCCGAGTACTTCCTTCAAGCTCGCTTGACCCTGCGCGTGCCCGGCCTGCCGGATGATGTTGCAAAAACCCTGGCGCACACCGCTGACCAGATCTGCCCATACTCGAAGGCGACCCGTGGCAACATCGACGTAGACTTGAACGTCCTCACGGCGTGA
- the msrA gene encoding peptide-methionine (S)-S-oxide reductase MsrA yields MTTHTETAILAGGCFWGMQDLIRKQKGVLSTRVGYSGGDVPNATYRNHGTHAEAIEIVFDPSIISYREILEFFFQIHDPSTANRQGNDIGLSYRSAIFYLNEEQQAVAEDTAADVDASKLWPGRVVTEIVPAGPFWEAEPEHQDYLERLPTGYTCHFIRPNWKLPKRA; encoded by the coding sequence ATGACCACGCACACTGAAACCGCAATCCTGGCCGGTGGCTGCTTCTGGGGCATGCAGGATCTGATAAGGAAACAAAAAGGCGTGTTGTCGACTCGCGTCGGTTACTCCGGCGGCGACGTACCGAATGCGACTTACCGCAACCATGGCACCCACGCTGAAGCGATCGAGATCGTGTTTGATCCGTCCATCATCAGCTACCGGGAGATCCTTGAGTTTTTCTTCCAGATTCATGACCCATCGACCGCCAATCGTCAGGGTAACGACATCGGCCTCAGCTATCGCTCGGCGATTTTTTATCTGAACGAAGAGCAGCAAGCGGTGGCCGAAGACACGGCGGCCGATGTCGATGCCTCCAAACTCTGGCCCGGTCGGGTCGTGACTGAAATCGTTCCCGCGGGGCCGTTCTGGGAGGCAGAGCCGGAGCATCAGGACTACCTCGAACGACTGCCGACCGGTTACACCTGCCACTTCATTCGGCCGAACTGGAAATTGCCAAAACGAGCGTGA
- a CDS encoding LysR family transcriptional regulator, producing the protein MDLVQLEIFKAVAEHGSISVAAQHIHRAPSNLTTRIKQLEQDLGVDLFIREKSRLRLSPAGWSFLDYARRILDLVQEARATVAGEEPQGTFALGSLESTAAVRIPELLAAYNQKHAKVELDLSTGPSGTMIDGVLSGRLAAAFVDGPVLHPALEGVPAFEEEMVLIAPLNHAPIHRAREVNGENIYAFRSNCSYRHHFESWFSKDAAVPGKIFEMESYHGMLACVSAGAGLALMPRSMLESMPGCTTVSVWPLSPSFRYLRTWLVWRRGTVSQSLTMFVRLLEERGVVQPET; encoded by the coding sequence GTGGATCTGGTTCAGCTGGAAATTTTCAAGGCAGTGGCCGAGCACGGCAGCATCAGCGTGGCCGCCCAGCACATCCATCGCGCGCCGTCGAACCTGACGACACGGATCAAGCAGCTGGAGCAGGACCTGGGCGTGGACCTGTTTATCCGCGAGAAAAGCCGCCTGCGCCTGTCGCCTGCCGGCTGGAGTTTTCTCGATTACGCCCGGCGAATTCTCGACCTGGTGCAGGAAGCCCGGGCGACGGTGGCCGGTGAAGAACCCCAGGGCACTTTCGCGCTGGGGTCGCTGGAAAGCACGGCGGCGGTGCGCATTCCCGAGCTGCTGGCCGCCTATAACCAGAAGCACGCCAAGGTCGAGCTGGACCTGTCCACCGGACCGTCCGGGACCATGATCGACGGCGTGCTGTCAGGCCGACTGGCCGCGGCGTTTGTCGATGGCCCGGTGCTGCACCCGGCACTCGAAGGCGTGCCGGCGTTCGAGGAAGAAATGGTGCTGATCGCGCCGCTCAACCATGCCCCGATCCACCGCGCGCGGGAGGTCAACGGCGAAAACATCTATGCCTTCCGCTCCAATTGCTCCTATCGACACCACTTCGAAAGCTGGTTCAGCAAGGACGCGGCGGTGCCCGGCAAAATCTTCGAAATGGAGTCCTATCACGGCATGCTGGCCTGCGTCAGCGCCGGTGCCGGCCTGGCGCTGATGCCGCGCAGCATGCTCGAAAGCATGCCGGGCTGCACCACGGTGAGCGTCTGGCCGTTGTCGCCATCCTTCCGGTATTTGCGCACCTGGCTGGTGTGGCGCAGAGGCACGGTATCGCAGAGTTTGACCATGTTTGTGCGCTTGCTGGAGGAGCGGGGCGTGGTGCAGCCAGAAACCTGA